A single Phoenix dactylifera cultivar Barhee BC4 chromosome 1, palm_55x_up_171113_PBpolish2nd_filt_p, whole genome shotgun sequence DNA region contains:
- the LOC103716805 gene encoding kinesin-like protein KIN-14F produces the protein MASSGRSFGLRGGGMGLKAFKLTAEESISDEMALRKAEEAASRRFEAARWLRQMDRGASESLPTEPSEEEFCLALRNGLILCNVLNRVNAGAVPKVVENPVITVESTDGAAQSAIQYFENMRNFLVAVGEMKLLTFEASDLEKGGSSIKVVDCILCLKGYHKWKLAGGIGVWRYGGLVKITSSSKGSPSSLLDGTSAELYDASTLPQNQQLLEILDLVAEVSLEESNAANSLSLLFDQFGLRLLQAFLSQYTEAEDIPLNETLIDWVLEQAVKEFYMLLVSRRNQLGLLLKRTLKDCSKTISKPELVETVLKENSCLLSSFSKFCFCGGRANADKEERLAYQQKELEKLKFSLYEMKVKVECSRTKWEEDLKKLEHHIQCLQVNTSSYYKLLEENRMLHNQVQDLKGNIRVYCRVRPFLSNQCDGKSTIDHIGENGSIMIVNPQKQGKDARKIFSFNKVFGANAMQIEVFADTQPLIRSVMDGYNVCIFAYGQTGSGKTYTMSGPDMTTEETWGVNYRALNDLFCISRSRADIISYDVSIQMIEIYNEQVRDLLVAHGSNRRLEIRNNSQLNGLNIPDASLVPVKCTQDVLELMKIGQGNRAVGATALNERSSRSHSVLTVHVQGRELETDSILRGCLHLVDLAGSERVDKSEATGERLREAQHINRSLSALGDVISALAQKSSHIPYRNSKLTQVLQDALGGQAKTLMFVHVNPEVNAFGETISSLKFAERVASVELGAARANKEAGEVRELKEEISKLKSALESKESEMAQLKDYCQIALEEQNSKVRSPYTNSSNSKLEGTQQQTGNVRMTEFRSCSSGKKRRPRCSSALFNKELDAQSPCNAELSYRSSVMLRSPSPPLRRSLSTDRAAIIKSKPKIVSIDDRPVSRLQFPDKSSINRPSATKSSAAANRSLGGCWNPQEISNLRTAFAEHEEKQLKSALGVRQGGIRKNMAESRIKSKHQQPFGSQRFDFDSKGRVESHKKSNFYETENECSLIESPVHGSPRAKQLKHHTTRISQNVEPRAFVQAVTPLSSGRHENKTQNGAVHNGKESTDTTEPHFRRSRSLPRGKFTES, from the exons ATGGCGTCTTCTGGCAGGAGCTTTGGTTTGCGAGGCGGCGGAATGGGGTTGAAGGCCTTTAAGCTCACTGCGGAGGAGAGCATCAGCGATGAGATGGCTCTTAGAAAGGCGGAAGAAGCTG CTTCAAGGAGGTTCGAAGCGGCACGATGGCTGAGGCAAATGGATCGGGGTGCCTCGGAAAGCCTGCCGACAGAGCCGTCGGAGGAGGAGTTCTGCCTCGCATTGCGCAATGGCCTGATCCTCTGTAACGTCCTCAACAGAGTCAATGCTGGCGCCGTTCCAAAG GTTGTAGAGAATCCTGTTATCACTGTTGAATCTACTGATGGAGCAGCTCAATCAGCAATTCAGTATTTTGAGAACATGAGGAATTTCCTTGTTGCAGTTGGTGAAATGAAGCTTTTGACATTTGAAGCATCGGATCTAGAAAAG GGAGGATCATCAATTAAGGTTGTCGATTGTATCCTTTGTCTCAAAGGGTACCATAAGTGGAAACTAGCTGGTGGAATAGGGGTCTGGAGGTATGGTGGGCTTGTAAAGATTACATCATCAAGCAAGGGTTCTCCTTCCTCTTTGCTCGATGGTACTTCtgctgaattatatgatgcttcaaCTTTGCCACAAAACCAACAGCTACTGGAAATACTTGATTTAGTTGCTGAGGTTTCCCTCGAAGAGTCCAATGCAGCTAATTCTCTCAGTCTCCTCTTTGATCAGTTTGGGCTTAGACTTCTACAGGCTTTTCTTTCACAATACACTGAGGCAGAGGACATACCTTTGAATGAAACG CTCATTGATTGGGTGCTTGAGCAAGCTGTTAAAGAGTTTTATATGCTGCTTGTGTCTCGAAGAAATCAG CTAGGGTTGCTTTTGAAGAGAACGCTGAAGGACTGCAGCAAAACTATATCAAAGCCAGAGTTAGTTGAGACTGTTCTTAAAGAAAATAGTTGTCTCTTGTCTTCATTCTCAAAGTTTTGTTTCTGTGGTGGTCGTGCAAATGCTGACAAAGAGGAAAGGCTTGCATATCAGCAGAAGGAACTAGAG aaGTTGAAATTCTCCTTGTATGAAATGAAAGTTAAAGTTGAATGCAGTCGGACAAAATGGGAAGAGGATCTTAAGAAGCTTG AACACCATATACAATGCCTCCAAGTGAACACTTCTTCCTACTATAAATTGCTTGAGGAAAATCGTATGCTTCACAATCAGGTGCAAGATCTTAAAG GTAACATTCGGGTATACTGTCGAGTGAGGCCTTTCTTATCAAATCAATGTGATGGAAAATCTACTATTGATCATATTGGAGAAAATGGAAGTATAATGATTGTGAACCCTCAAAAGCAAGGGAAGGATGCAAGGAAGAtattttcattcaacaaagtaTTTGGAGCTAATGCCATGCAAA TTGAAGTGTTTGCTGATACCCAACCTTTGATCAGATCTGTAATGGATGGTTACAACGTCTGTATCTTTGCATATGGACAAACAGGCTCTGGGAAGACATATACAATG AGTGGTCCAGACATGACAACAGAGGAAACGTGGGGTGTGAACTATCGAGCACTTAATGATCTATTCTGCATATCAAGATCAAGGGCTGATATCATCTCATATGATGTGAGTATCCAGATGATTGAGATATACAATGAACAAGTGAGGGATCTTTTGGTGGCTCATGGTTCTAACAGAAG ATTAGAGATACGAAacaattctcaattaaatgGACTCAACATACCTGACGCAAGCTTGGTTCCTGTTAAATGTACTCAAGATGTTCTGGAATTAATGAAAATTGGCCAGGGAAATCGTGCAGTTGGCGCTACTGCACTAAATGAACGCAGCAGCCGGTCTCACAG TGTGTTGACAGTTCATGTTCAAGGCAGAGAATTAGAGACTGATTCTATCCTAAGAGGCTGCCTTCATCTGGTAGATCTTGCAGGAAGTGAAAGGGTGGATAAGTCTGAAGCTACTGGAGAAAGATTAAGGGAAGCTCAGCACATAAATAGATCACTTTCTGCACTAGGAGATGTTATCTCTGCACTTGCGCAGAAAAGTTCCCACATTCCCTATAGAAATAGCAAACTTACGCAAGTACTGCAAGATGCTCTAG gTGGGCAGGCTAAGACTTTGATGTTTGTACATGTAAATCCAGAAGTTAATGCTTttggagaaacaattagctcacTTAAGTTTGCAGAGCGTGTTGCCTCTGTAGAGCTTGGGGCAGCTCGTGCTAATAAGGAAGCTGGTGAAGTTAGAGAACTTAAAGAGGAG ATCTCTAAACTGAAATCAGCATTAGAAAGTAAAGAATCTGAAATGGCACAACTGAAAGATTACTGCCAGATCGCTTTGGAGGAGCAAAATTCAAAAGTAAGATCACCTTATACTAACAGCAGCAACTCAAAACTTGAAGGCACTCAACAACAAACAGGCAATGTTAGAATGACGGAG TTCAGAAGCTGTTCATCaggaaagaagagaaggcccCGTTGTTCCTCTGCATTGTTCAATAAAGAACTTGATGCACAATCACCTTGTAATGCTGAATTGAGCTACCGCAGCTCCGTTATGCTGAGGTCCCCATCTCCTCCACTAAGAAGATCATTATCCACTGACCGTGCTGCCATCATTAAGAGCAAGCCTAAGATTGTAAGCATCGATGATAGGCCCGTATCAAGATTGCAGTTTCCAGATAAATCATCCATTAACAGACCTAGTGCCACAAAATCATCAGCAGCAGCAAATAGGAGTTTGGGCGGATGTTGGAACCCTCAAGAGATTAGCAATTTAAGGACAGCCTTCGCTGAACATGAAGAAAAGCAACTCAAGTCAGCACTTGGTGTCAGACAAGGTGGCATCAGGAAGAATATGGCAGAGAGTAGGATCAAGTCAAAGCATCAGCAACCATTTGGGTCTCAAAGGTTCGACTTTGATAGTAAAGGGAGGGTAGAGTCACATAAGAAGAGCAATTTTTATGAAACAGAAAATGAGTGTAGCCTTATCGAATCTCCTGTACATGGTAGTCCTCGGGCAAAGCAGCTAAAGCATCACACGACAAGAATCTCCCAAAATGTTGAACCTAg GGCCTTCGTTCAGGCGGTGACGCCGCTGTCAAGCGGAAGG